One window from the genome of Natrialba magadii ATCC 43099 encodes:
- a CDS encoding MarR family transcriptional regulator, which produces MSATDSEPDAEPDRDPDPELESEAESESESAPDPSTTLTDLPPSAKLVYKVLEYEGSLTQEELAAESRLCSRTVRYALGKLENAEHVDSRVSLQDARQSKYRIAEQ; this is translated from the coding sequence ATGAGTGCCACTGACTCCGAGCCCGACGCCGAACCAGACCGAGATCCAGATCCGGAACTCGAATCCGAAGCCGAATCCGAATCCGAGTCAGCGCCCGACCCGAGCACCACCCTCACCGACCTCCCGCCAAGCGCCAAACTCGTCTACAAGGTACTCGAGTACGAGGGCTCACTCACTCAAGAGGAACTCGCCGCGGAGTCGCGGCTGTGTTCGCGGACGGTTCGCTACGCGCTCGGCAAACTGGAGAACGCGGAGCACGTCGACAGTCGAGTCAGTTTGCAGGATGCACGGCAGTCGAAGTACCGGATCGCCGAGCAGTAG
- the glmM gene encoding phosphoglucosamine mutase: protein MFGTSGIRGTVGEEVTADLALAVGRAVASDGYDTVVLGRDVRESGLLLVDAVAAGLRECGADVIEVGVAATPTVARAIDHLDADAGIVVTASHNPKTDNGLKLWTPSGKAFGPDQRDEIERRIHESDYDLAAWDELGTRRQYEDATEHHAAQLAEAVTIEGTPHVIVDMGNGAGGITASVLDGLGCTVETLNGQPDGSFPGRPSEPNAETLDSLAAMVEHTDADLGIGHDGDADRMMAVDETGTFVPKDALLALFARKAAADGDRVAAPVDTSLAVDDALAAVGASVTRTQVGDVYVAERATEDDVTFGGEPSGAWIWPAETLCPDGPLAACKLVEFVDTAGPLSELAGEIEQYPIRRTSIEVAEKEAVMAAVQERVTEAYDDVDTLDGVRVETDEGWFLLRASGTEPLVRVTAEARSAAAAERVFDEAQTLVEDAIDAVGITEQ from the coding sequence ATGTTCGGAACGAGTGGCATCCGCGGGACGGTCGGCGAGGAGGTAACGGCAGACCTCGCACTCGCTGTCGGCCGAGCGGTTGCTTCGGATGGGTACGACACGGTCGTCCTCGGACGAGACGTCCGCGAGAGCGGCCTGCTGCTAGTCGACGCGGTCGCGGCCGGCCTCCGTGAGTGCGGCGCGGACGTGATCGAGGTCGGGGTCGCGGCGACGCCGACCGTCGCCCGCGCGATCGACCACCTCGACGCAGACGCCGGCATCGTCGTGACGGCCTCGCACAACCCGAAGACGGACAACGGCCTCAAGCTCTGGACGCCCTCGGGCAAGGCGTTCGGTCCCGACCAGCGCGACGAAATCGAACGCCGGATTCACGAGTCTGACTACGACCTTGCCGCCTGGGACGAACTCGGCACGCGCCGGCAGTATGAAGACGCGACCGAGCATCACGCGGCACAGCTCGCGGAAGCGGTCACCATCGAGGGCACCCCACATGTCATCGTCGATATGGGCAACGGGGCTGGCGGAATCACTGCCTCTGTCCTCGACGGCCTCGGCTGCACCGTCGAAACGCTAAACGGCCAGCCTGACGGCTCGTTCCCCGGCCGGCCGAGCGAGCCGAACGCGGAGACGCTCGACTCTCTCGCTGCAATGGTCGAGCACACCGACGCGGATCTCGGGATTGGCCACGACGGCGACGCGGATCGGATGATGGCGGTCGACGAGACGGGAACGTTCGTTCCGAAAGACGCGTTGCTCGCGCTGTTCGCCCGCAAGGCAGCGGCTGACGGCGACCGGGTCGCTGCACCGGTCGATACGAGTCTCGCGGTTGACGACGCGCTCGCGGCCGTTGGCGCGTCAGTCACGCGGACGCAGGTCGGTGACGTCTACGTCGCAGAGCGAGCAACCGAGGACGACGTAACCTTCGGTGGCGAGCCCAGCGGGGCCTGGATCTGGCCAGCGGAGACGCTCTGCCCGGATGGTCCGCTCGCAGCCTGCAAGCTGGTCGAGTTCGTCGACACAGCGGGCCCACTCTCCGAGCTCGCGGGCGAAATCGAACAGTACCCAATTCGGCGCACATCGATCGAGGTGGCGGAGAAAGAAGCAGTGATGGCAGCCGTGCAAGAGCGCGTGACCGAGGCCTACGACGACGTAGACACGCTGGATGGGGTCCGCGTCGAGACGGACGAGGGCTGGTTCTTGCTCCGTGCGAGCGGGACAGAACCGCTCGTCCGGGTGACGGCGGAAGCCCGCTCTGCAGCCGCCGCCGAGCGCGTCTTCGACGAGGCACAGACGCTGGTCGAAGACGCGATCGATGCGGTTGGGATCACAGAGCAGTAA
- a CDS encoding DUF7563 family protein, which translates to MSTEPTDAKWTPMTSRQQTSAPRCVNCGNQVTRQFARVFGDNRDVVHACPDCATYREMKTSDFIPEEER; encoded by the coding sequence ATGTCGACGGAACCAACTGATGCGAAGTGGACGCCGATGACGTCTCGCCAGCAAACGAGCGCCCCCCGCTGTGTCAACTGCGGCAACCAGGTCACCCGCCAGTTCGCTCGCGTCTTCGGTGACAATCGCGACGTCGTCCACGCTTGCCCCGACTGTGCGACGTATCGCGAGATGAAGACCTCCGATTTCATCCCCGAAGAGGAGCGCTAG
- the glmU gene encoding bifunctional sugar-1-phosphate nucleotidylyltransferase/acetyltransferase codes for MKAVVLAAGEGTRIRPLSGSVPKPMLPVADRPLVAHTVDAAIDAGAEEIVLVVGYEAETVRAHFDDSYRGVPITYAVQEGQDGTADAVNAASEHLDGPFAVLNGDNLYDPAAIDALFDACPAVCAVEVENPSNYGVLSTEDDTIVDIVEKPADPPTNLANAGAYAFPERAREWLEVPASERGEHEITDVLARVIDEFAVTPVTTDRWMDVGRPWELLEANEWKLGDLNRRIEGEVSDAAQLEGDVVVEEGATVKPGVLIEGPALIRSGATVGPNAYIRGATLVDEDASVGNAVEIKNSVLSRGTSVSHLSYVGDSVLGRNVNFGAGTTVANLRHDDEAIKFTVKGERLSTGRRKFGVVAGDGVKTGINTSLTPGLKLDAGATSRPGEVVERDR; via the coding sequence ATGAAAGCAGTCGTTCTCGCAGCGGGAGAGGGCACCAGGATTCGGCCGCTCTCCGGGTCCGTCCCGAAACCGATGTTACCAGTCGCCGACCGACCGCTCGTTGCCCACACCGTCGACGCCGCGATCGACGCCGGGGCCGAGGAAATCGTCCTCGTCGTGGGCTACGAGGCTGAAACCGTCAGAGCGCACTTCGACGACAGCTATCGTGGGGTCCCGATCACCTACGCCGTCCAGGAGGGCCAGGACGGCACCGCGGACGCCGTCAACGCCGCGAGCGAGCACCTCGACGGCCCCTTCGCGGTCCTCAACGGGGACAATCTCTACGACCCTGCCGCGATCGACGCGCTCTTCGACGCCTGCCCCGCCGTCTGCGCCGTCGAGGTCGAGAACCCGAGCAACTACGGCGTGCTGAGCACCGAGGACGACACCATCGTCGATATCGTCGAGAAACCCGCCGATCCGCCAACGAACCTCGCCAACGCCGGCGCGTATGCCTTCCCCGAGCGCGCCCGCGAGTGGCTCGAGGTCCCCGCCAGCGAACGCGGCGAACACGAGATCACGGACGTCCTCGCTCGGGTCATCGACGAGTTCGCGGTCACCCCGGTCACGACCGATCGCTGGATGGATGTTGGCCGCCCGTGGGAACTCCTCGAGGCCAACGAGTGGAAGCTCGGCGACCTCAACCGGCGCATCGAGGGCGAGGTCAGCGACGCGGCCCAACTCGAGGGCGACGTCGTCGTCGAGGAGGGTGCAACGGTGAAGCCGGGCGTCCTGATCGAAGGACCAGCGCTGATCCGCTCGGGTGCGACGGTTGGGCCGAACGCGTACATTCGCGGGGCAACGCTCGTCGACGAGGACGCGTCGGTCGGCAACGCGGTCGAGATCAAAAACAGCGTTCTCTCTCGTGGAACGTCCGTCAGCCACCTCTCCTACGTCGGGGATAGTGTGCTCGGCCGCAACGTCAACTTCGGTGCGGGGACGACGGTCGCCAACCTTCGCCACGACGACGAGGCGATCAAGTTCACCGTCAAGGGCGAGCGGCTCTCGACGGGACGCCGGAAGTTCGGCGTCGTCGCCGGCGACGGGGTCAAAACGGGGATCAACACGAGTCTGACGCCGGGTCTGAAACTCGACGCCGGCGCGACGTCGCGACCGGGTGAAGTGGTCGAACGAGATCGATAG
- the glmS gene encoding glutamine--fructose-6-phosphate transaminase (isomerizing), producing the protein MCGIIGHVGTDDALDTLLTGLENLEYRGYDSAGIAVQNGSGIAVQKRSGKVEELKSSIGERHIEGNVGIGHTRWSTHGPPTDENAHPHTDGTEDVAVVHNGIIENYAGLKTWLRERGHTFTSDTDTEVIPHLIQYYLDEGMESEAAFRRAIDELEGSYAVTAMVDGEHVLYAARKGSPLVVGVEDDEFFLASDVPAFLEYTDTVAYLEDGDVAIIDVEGVEFTDLAGESISRELETVEWDPEQAGKGEYDHFMLKEIHEQPTALAQAIEGRIDPENGRIALEDFPPGTFDGVENVQLIACGTSYHAALYGSVALNQAGIHATALLANEYSVTAPPVDDDTLVIAVTQSGETADTLSALRQATAAGADTLTVTNVVGSTAAREADDTLFIRAGPEIGVAATKTFSSQAVMLTLLAQRIAADARDETPADLQSLLPDLAQMPGQLEDLLATDDAAHIASQYQGSQSYFFIGRGLGYPVALEGALKFKEITYEHAEGFASGELKHGPLALVTPDTPVFAVFTGEEDEKTLKNAEEAQTRGAPVIAVCPEGHRAAEVADEHLEIPDADDELAGLLANVQLQLVSYHAAELLDRPIDKPRNLAKSVTVE; encoded by the coding sequence ATGTGTGGCATTATCGGTCACGTCGGCACTGACGACGCACTGGATACACTCCTGACCGGGCTGGAGAATCTCGAGTATCGTGGCTACGACTCCGCCGGTATCGCGGTCCAGAACGGCTCCGGTATCGCCGTCCAGAAACGCTCTGGGAAGGTCGAGGAGCTAAAGAGTTCGATTGGAGAGCGCCACATCGAGGGTAACGTCGGCATCGGTCACACGCGCTGGTCGACTCACGGGCCGCCGACCGACGAGAACGCCCATCCACACACCGACGGCACCGAAGACGTCGCCGTCGTCCACAACGGCATCATCGAGAACTACGCTGGGCTCAAAACGTGGCTCCGCGAGCGTGGCCACACGTTCACGAGCGATACCGACACCGAAGTTATCCCACACCTCATTCAGTACTACCTCGACGAAGGCATGGAAAGCGAGGCCGCATTCCGTCGTGCCATCGACGAACTCGAGGGGAGCTACGCCGTGACCGCGATGGTCGACGGCGAACACGTTCTCTACGCTGCTCGCAAGGGCTCCCCGCTCGTCGTCGGCGTCGAGGACGACGAGTTCTTCCTCGCCAGCGACGTGCCGGCGTTCCTCGAGTACACCGACACCGTCGCCTATCTGGAGGACGGTGACGTAGCGATTATCGACGTGGAGGGCGTCGAGTTTACCGACCTCGCAGGCGAGTCAATCTCGCGCGAACTCGAGACCGTTGAGTGGGACCCCGAACAGGCTGGCAAGGGCGAGTACGACCACTTCATGCTCAAAGAGATTCACGAGCAACCGACCGCGCTCGCCCAGGCCATCGAGGGCCGAATCGACCCCGAAAACGGGCGAATCGCGCTCGAGGATTTCCCGCCGGGGACGTTCGACGGCGTCGAGAACGTCCAGCTCATCGCCTGCGGGACGTCCTATCACGCTGCCCTGTACGGCTCGGTCGCGCTGAATCAGGCCGGCATCCACGCGACGGCGCTGCTCGCGAACGAGTATAGCGTGACGGCACCGCCGGTCGACGACGACACACTCGTAATCGCGGTCACCCAGAGCGGCGAGACGGCAGACACGCTGAGTGCGCTCCGGCAGGCGACCGCAGCGGGTGCCGACACGCTCACGGTCACGAACGTCGTTGGCTCGACCGCCGCCCGCGAAGCTGACGACACGCTGTTCATCCGCGCCGGCCCCGAGATCGGCGTCGCCGCAACCAAGACGTTCTCCTCGCAAGCCGTCATGCTCACACTGCTCGCCCAGCGGATCGCCGCCGATGCCCGCGACGAGACTCCGGCGGACCTGCAGTCACTACTCCCCGACCTGGCCCAGATGCCGGGCCAACTCGAGGACCTGCTCGCCACAGACGACGCTGCACACATTGCGAGCCAATACCAGGGCAGCCAGTCGTACTTCTTCATCGGTCGCGGCCTCGGCTATCCGGTTGCACTCGAGGGCGCGCTCAAATTCAAGGAGATTACCTACGAACACGCAGAGGGCTTTGCCTCGGGCGAACTCAAGCACGGGCCGCTCGCGCTGGTAACGCCGGATACGCCGGTGTTCGCGGTCTTCACCGGCGAGGAGGACGAGAAGACGCTGAAGAACGCCGAGGAAGCCCAGACACGTGGTGCGCCGGTCATCGCGGTCTGTCCCGAGGGACACCGCGCGGCCGAGGTCGCAGACGAGCATCTCGAGATTCCCGACGCTGACGACGAACTGGCGGGGCTGCTCGCGAACGTGCAGCTCCAGCTCGTCTCCTACCACGCGGCGGAGCTGCTCGATCGGCCGATCGACAAGCCGCGGAACCTCGCCAAGAGCGTCACGGTCGAGTAG
- a CDS encoding cation:proton antiporter: MLSPLVVEPVSLPLEEPVFVFTAAMVVFLVGPLLVKRFGQPGIVGIVLFGALIGPDALELVEHSDAIELLGEVGLVYLLFTVGLELDIRTFKEAPENATLFGLASFFIPFLVGTFATHTILGLQLEGALLLSAVFASHTLLAYPVVNRLGVTKNRAVAAVFGGILFTDTLALVVLAVVTGAVEDGFSFLLFGEVALSIVLLFGSAWLVVPPVSRWFFQNFSQESYFEFLFVMAAIFAAATLAEILGLDAILGAFVAGIAINQLIPQGGTLMNRIEFVGNAFFIPFFLLHVGMLVDPTVIMAGPETLQITALVVGIMVATKGAAALLVSRIQGYTPNERNVIFGLSTGQAAAALAITLIGFEIGLFTDEILNAVVLLLLVTAVLSPWVTERAATKLAYESEVGEDDGDGRDPSILLPLSHHANLQHRLLELAFVLKGDRSSEPINAMTVVQPDGSTPTEKQVASVQSDLNELAAAGSAAEVPVETETRVNHNVASGIVQGAVEVQANQILMGWDAGESFRHRIFGSIIDQVLEQTTLPVLISRLGHPINTTRRLFVVVPLGADHHEGFYEAVHIVKRLASNLGAELNVIVIEGSAHQYEQLFDLVEEDTPAEFDEIDNWGRLLPRLESQTEDDDLIVSIAPRRGDVGWHSELEDLPARLAELPPESFITIHPRQGEPEYDRQYLRLK; the protein is encoded by the coding sequence ATGCTCTCACCACTCGTCGTCGAACCGGTCTCTCTCCCGCTCGAGGAACCCGTATTCGTCTTTACGGCCGCTATGGTCGTCTTCCTCGTCGGGCCGCTCCTCGTCAAACGATTCGGCCAACCTGGTATCGTCGGCATCGTGCTCTTTGGCGCGCTCATTGGTCCGGACGCACTCGAACTCGTCGAGCACTCGGACGCGATCGAACTACTCGGTGAGGTCGGCCTCGTCTATCTGCTGTTCACTGTCGGGCTAGAACTCGACATTCGGACGTTCAAGGAGGCACCGGAGAACGCGACGTTGTTCGGACTGGCGAGTTTCTTCATTCCGTTTCTCGTCGGGACGTTTGCCACACACACGATTCTCGGGTTGCAACTCGAGGGCGCACTCCTGCTGTCTGCGGTGTTCGCTTCGCATACGCTTCTGGCGTACCCGGTCGTCAACCGACTCGGCGTCACGAAGAATCGGGCCGTTGCGGCCGTCTTCGGTGGCATTCTCTTCACCGATACGCTCGCGCTCGTCGTTCTCGCGGTCGTGACGGGTGCCGTCGAGGACGGGTTCTCGTTCCTGCTGTTCGGTGAGGTCGCCCTCTCGATCGTCCTTCTGTTCGGCAGCGCCTGGCTCGTGGTCCCGCCGGTCTCGCGGTGGTTCTTCCAGAACTTCAGCCAGGAGAGTTACTTCGAATTCCTCTTCGTCATGGCGGCAATCTTCGCTGCGGCGACGCTCGCAGAGATCCTCGGCCTCGACGCGATTCTGGGGGCGTTCGTCGCCGGGATTGCGATCAACCAGCTCATTCCGCAGGGTGGAACGTTGATGAACCGGATCGAGTTCGTCGGGAACGCCTTCTTCATCCCGTTCTTCCTGCTCCACGTCGGGATGCTCGTCGATCCGACAGTTATCATGGCTGGTCCAGAAACGCTGCAAATTACGGCCCTGGTCGTCGGCATTATGGTTGCCACAAAAGGGGCCGCCGCTCTCCTCGTTTCGAGGATACAGGGCTATACACCGAACGAGCGAAACGTCATCTTCGGACTGTCGACTGGACAGGCCGCGGCCGCACTGGCGATTACCCTCATCGGCTTTGAGATTGGGCTGTTCACCGACGAAATCCTCAACGCCGTCGTGTTGTTGTTGCTCGTGACGGCGGTTTTGAGCCCGTGGGTCACCGAACGTGCCGCGACGAAACTCGCCTACGAGAGCGAGGTCGGCGAGGACGACGGCGACGGCCGCGACCCCTCGATCCTGCTCCCGCTTTCACACCACGCCAATCTCCAGCACCGGCTCCTCGAACTCGCGTTCGTGCTCAAGGGCGACCGCAGTAGCGAGCCGATCAACGCAATGACCGTCGTCCAGCCCGACGGTTCCACACCGACAGAAAAGCAGGTCGCCAGCGTCCAGTCCGATCTCAACGAGCTCGCGGCCGCCGGCAGCGCCGCAGAGGTCCCAGTCGAGACCGAGACCCGCGTCAACCACAACGTTGCGTCCGGAATCGTCCAGGGTGCCGTCGAGGTGCAGGCAAACCAGATCCTCATGGGCTGGGACGCAGGCGAGAGCTTCCGCCATCGCATCTTCGGGAGCATCATCGATCAGGTCCTGGAGCAGACGACGCTTCCCGTCCTGATCTCTCGGCTCGGTCACCCGATCAACACGACGCGCCGGCTCTTCGTCGTCGTCCCGCTCGGCGCGGACCACCACGAGGGCTTCTACGAGGCCGTCCACATCGTCAAGCGCCTCGCCTCCAATCTCGGTGCCGAACTGAACGTGATCGTCATCGAGGGCTCTGCCCATCAGTACGAACAGCTGTTCGACCTCGTCGAGGAAGATACCCCAGCCGAGTTCGACGAAATCGATAACTGGGGGCGGCTCCTGCCGCGACTCGAGAGCCAGACTGAAGACGACGACCTGATCGTCTCTATCGCACCGCGTCGCGGTGACGTCGGCTGGCACTCCGAACTCGAGGACCTCCCGGCACGTCTCGCCGAGTTGCCACCGGAGTCGTTCATCACGATTCACCCGCGACAGGGCGAGCCGGAGTACGACCGCCAGTACCTCCGGCTGAAGTGA
- a CDS encoding DUF5786 family protein, whose protein sequence is MGFGSYDESEQQQQTTDDDDDVEAVNVHQNDHDGQMSFESDVSTDELVSQLGEMRDDDGDDE, encoded by the coding sequence ATGGGTTTTGGTAGCTACGACGAATCCGAGCAGCAGCAACAGACGACCGACGACGATGACGATGTCGAAGCGGTCAACGTCCACCAGAACGACCACGACGGTCAGATGTCCTTCGAATCCGACGTTTCAACCGACGAACTCGTCTCCCAGCTCGGCGAGATGCGAGACGACGACGGCGACGACGAGTAA
- a CDS encoding helix-turn-helix domain-containing protein — protein sequence MSLDLTDGETSAETDSEPKTTTDSPPSPPGEAQCDVLRSQADGGIVAQLRLEHADLVLRPTLRRALDVTVEPEYWTTTDRTVLFVTVYGTEFDGFEGALAEDPTITDPVLVDRYPDRRVYRVTLTERALTFMPIATDTNGRVLEITSTRDGWLVQLRFPNRDSLVSFNDECRTRGMSVAVEHLRVSDDEDDGVVALTEKQQELLLVAYQEGYFDVPRGISQDELADRLGVSKSAVSQRLRRAIGELCGATIA from the coding sequence GTGAGTCTCGATCTCACCGACGGCGAGACGTCGGCTGAGACCGATTCGGAACCGAAGACGACGACTGACAGCCCACCCTCGCCGCCGGGCGAGGCCCAGTGTGACGTCCTCCGATCACAGGCGGATGGTGGAATCGTGGCGCAACTGCGCCTCGAGCACGCCGATCTCGTGCTTCGCCCAACGCTTCGACGCGCACTCGACGTCACTGTCGAACCGGAATACTGGACGACGACGGACCGCACCGTGCTGTTCGTTACCGTCTACGGCACCGAGTTCGACGGCTTCGAGGGCGCGCTCGCGGAGGATCCCACGATTACCGACCCCGTACTCGTCGATCGCTACCCTGACAGGCGCGTCTACCGGGTTACGCTGACCGAGCGCGCGCTGACGTTCATGCCGATCGCGACCGACACGAACGGCCGAGTACTCGAGATCACCAGTACGCGCGACGGCTGGCTCGTACAGCTTCGATTCCCGAACCGAGACTCGCTTGTCTCGTTCAACGACGAGTGTCGCACGCGCGGGATGTCCGTCGCCGTCGAGCACCTCCGCGTCTCCGACGACGAGGACGACGGCGTCGTCGCACTCACGGAGAAACAGCAAGAACTCCTGCTGGTCGCCTACCAGGAAGGGTACTTCGACGTACCACGTGGCATCTCGCAGGACGAACTCGCGGACCGGCTCGGTGTCTCGAAGTCTGCGGTGTCACAGCGTCTTCGCCGTGCAATCGGCGAACTTTGTGGCGCGACGATCGCGTAG